One genomic window of Sporosarcina ureae includes the following:
- a CDS encoding DNA-binding protein, with product MEFDLFWIALGIAAAGYFIGNGLKNFKNPDAKDSLSEIFSDDDEHELIRENNVHYFMGISKEDAKHLIQEYPDIPRVVINNKLYYPKAKLRKWLSDLGE from the coding sequence ATGGAATTTGATTTATTTTGGATTGCATTAGGAATTGCTGCAGCTGGATACTTTATAGGCAATGGGCTTAAAAATTTTAAAAATCCGGATGCTAAAGATAGTCTCAGTGAGATCTTTAGCGATGATGATGAACACGAATTGATAAGGGAAAATAATGTTCATTACTTCATGGGGATTTCCAAAGAAGATGCGAAGCACTTGATTCAAGAATATCCAGACATACCACGCGTAGTTATAAATAATAAACTATATTACCCTAAAGCAAAACTTCGTAAATGGTTATCTGATTTAGGGGAGTGA
- a CDS encoding YrvL family regulatory protein: protein MSIAIVFGGIVFGLASFISLLGVSYESIGSLLWFIFFCFLVGMFFEIIEQVTLFFIARSKAHSKEKWIWIALSKFILSWIVIHIVNASMTTVVLSGVAEFLTALLIVSIDIVFDDKKLQYS from the coding sequence ATGTCGATTGCCATTGTCTTTGGCGGTATAGTTTTTGGTCTAGCAAGCTTTATCTCTTTACTTGGTGTTTCGTATGAATCAATTGGATCTTTACTGTGGTTCATCTTCTTTTGTTTTTTGGTTGGCATGTTCTTTGAAATAATAGAGCAGGTCACTTTATTTTTTATAGCGAGATCAAAAGCACACAGTAAAGAAAAATGGATTTGGATAGCTTTAAGTAAATTCATCTTAAGCTGGATTGTGATACATATTGTCAATGCATCCATGACTACAGTCGTTTTATCAGGCGTAGCAGAATTCTTAACTGCACTACTTATAGTAAGCATAGACATAGTGTTTGATGATAAAAAGTTACAATACAGTTGA
- a CDS encoding cation diffusion facilitator family transporter, translating into MDEQKYNDLKLGEKGAYLSIVAYICLSILKLIIGYLSGSEALKADGLNNTTDIVASIAVLIGLRLSRKPADKNHKYGHWKSETIASMVASFIMMAVGIQVLFSTIISFADGGKESPDIMAGYVGIFSFLVMYFVYRYNKKLALKINSQAVMAAAKDNISDAWVSIGTAIGIFGSQLNMPWLDTLTALIVGSLICKTAWDIFREASHDLSDGFDENQIEVYKKTIQLINGVQEIKEIKGRNYGNNAVVDIVILVQPNLSLEEAHDISTLVENTLKEKDGVYDVHVHVEPNSNGSE; encoded by the coding sequence TTGGATGAACAAAAGTATAATGATCTAAAATTAGGTGAAAAAGGTGCTTATTTAAGTATAGTCGCTTATATATGTTTATCCATTTTAAAATTAATTATAGGATATTTAAGCGGCTCTGAAGCATTGAAAGCAGATGGATTAAATAATACAACTGATATTGTTGCATCGATCGCTGTTCTTATCGGGCTAAGATTATCGAGGAAACCAGCAGATAAAAACCATAAATATGGTCATTGGAAAAGTGAAACCATCGCATCAATGGTTGCTTCTTTTATTATGATGGCGGTAGGTATACAAGTCTTATTTAGCACAATCATCTCCTTTGCGGATGGAGGAAAGGAATCGCCAGATATAATGGCAGGTTATGTTGGTATCTTTTCCTTTTTGGTCATGTATTTTGTTTATCGATACAATAAAAAATTAGCTTTGAAAATAAACAGTCAAGCTGTTATGGCTGCTGCCAAAGACAACATTTCAGACGCATGGGTCAGTATAGGAACTGCGATAGGAATATTCGGATCCCAGTTAAATATGCCATGGCTTGATACCTTAACTGCACTAATAGTAGGATCTCTTATTTGTAAAACGGCTTGGGATATTTTTAGAGAAGCCTCCCATGATTTAAGTGACGGTTTTGATGAGAATCAAATTGAAGTTTATAAAAAAACGATTCAATTAATCAATGGAGTACAAGAGATCAAAGAAATTAAGGGGAGGAATTATGGAAATAATGCAGTGGTCGATATTGTAATTTTAGTACAACCGAATCTAAGTCTTGAAGAAGCTCATGATATTTCCACCTTAGTCGAAAACACATTGAAAGAAAAAGATGGAGTATATGATGTTCATGTTCATGTTGAACCAAATTCCAATGGGAGTGAATAA
- a CDS encoding FAD-binding oxidoreductase, producing MQTIAHLVKKPWFLGSLVVIFVSVILWNIPIEKRKYGLSQSGLVTDYTGLLPERIERVVRAENRSDLQRIVRQANVNGQQIAIAGLQHSQGGHTYYKNGVVLDMRTFNRILEIDELQKTVRVEAGATWEDVQEAIQPIGLALKVTQSQSIFTIGGSLSVNAHGRDIRFGSMAETVKAMTIITPEGESKTVTREDPDEWMKYIFGGYGLFGVIVDVTVELTENQLYTIQTEKLKMSAYASYFDRLLNDQHTAMHYARVSVAPNSFLDEMYVINYNHTEKQDFTTRLKKEQSVRLTKLALDIGRHGGALENLFWGTQKRYIASLNGKEITRNNAMRSESTFMEYTKPGRVEVLQEFFVPVHGFEAYMKDLKNVIPVNDKHDDFKIHNITIRYAATDQFTTLNYAKEDMFGLVVLMQHGLKEEQISEATSLIQNWTNLTLDHGGTYYLPYYRYQTKEQFRRSYPQWNTFADEKLRRDPHNVFQNMFYDYYVK from the coding sequence ATGCAAACGATAGCACATTTAGTAAAGAAGCCGTGGTTCCTAGGAAGTCTAGTGGTTATTTTTGTATCTGTTATCTTATGGAACATTCCGATTGAGAAAAGGAAATATGGACTTTCTCAGAGTGGTTTAGTAACAGATTACACCGGATTACTTCCTGAGCGCATTGAAAGAGTGGTTCGAGCGGAAAATCGCAGTGATTTGCAAAGAATTGTAAGACAAGCAAACGTCAATGGACAACAAATTGCAATTGCCGGATTGCAGCATTCACAAGGTGGCCATACGTATTACAAAAACGGAGTGGTCCTGGATATGCGGACATTCAATCGTATACTGGAAATAGATGAACTGCAAAAAACGGTTCGTGTAGAAGCAGGAGCAACTTGGGAAGATGTGCAAGAGGCCATACAACCTATTGGATTGGCCTTGAAAGTGACGCAATCTCAATCGATTTTTACAATAGGTGGTTCTCTATCTGTCAATGCACATGGTCGGGATATCCGCTTTGGTTCAATGGCAGAAACGGTAAAGGCAATGACGATCATTACCCCTGAAGGTGAAAGCAAGACCGTGACCCGAGAGGATCCAGATGAATGGATGAAGTACATATTTGGTGGCTATGGATTATTCGGCGTGATAGTAGATGTGACAGTAGAATTAACGGAAAACCAGCTATATACGATCCAAACAGAGAAATTGAAAATGAGTGCGTATGCCTCCTATTTTGACCGGTTATTAAATGATCAACATACGGCCATGCACTATGCGAGAGTGAGTGTAGCACCGAACTCCTTTTTAGATGAAATGTATGTCATTAATTACAATCATACAGAAAAACAAGATTTTACTACTAGGTTAAAAAAAGAACAAAGCGTTCGATTAACTAAGTTAGCACTTGATATTGGACGACATGGCGGCGCTTTAGAAAATCTTTTTTGGGGAACACAAAAGCGCTACATTGCTTCCCTCAATGGGAAAGAGATTACCCGAAATAATGCGATGCGTTCGGAATCCACGTTTATGGAATATACGAAGCCCGGTCGGGTGGAAGTATTGCAGGAATTCTTTGTTCCCGTTCATGGTTTTGAGGCCTACATGAAGGATTTGAAGAATGTAATTCCAGTCAATGATAAACATGATGACTTTAAAATCCATAATATCACCATTAGATACGCTGCTACAGATCAGTTTACAACACTCAACTATGCCAAAGAGGATATGTTTGGCTTGGTTGTTTTAATGCAACATGGGTTAAAAGAGGAGCAGATATCGGAAGCGACGTCTCTCATCCAAAACTGGACCAATCTGACATTAGACCATGGAGGAACGTATTATTTGCCTTACTATCGTTATCAGACGAAAGAACAGTTCAGGCGTTCTTATCCTCAGTGGAATACATTTGCAGATGAAAAATTACGTAGAGATCCACATAACGTTTTCCAGAATATGTTTTACGACTATTATGTAAAATGA
- a CDS encoding DMP19 family protein, giving the protein MRIKMNREDLLNKDDIWNAVVSVVSDCDLPSKDTVVNEACMVFQYYSELESGGHESLLNWFGSYIEEIGIESYLKELIAILEKIGAHDYAMIERKYGQEMWRLHVVLKNGENKEDEFYSVIEKADDEYYKLNQKLDNLVEAYFISIHTDLIEVVED; this is encoded by the coding sequence ATGAGAATTAAAATGAACAGAGAAGATTTATTGAACAAGGACGATATATGGAATGCAGTGGTATCAGTAGTAAGTGACTGTGATTTACCATCCAAAGATACTGTCGTCAATGAAGCATGTATGGTGTTTCAATATTATTCTGAGCTTGAGAGCGGAGGACATGAAAGCTTACTCAACTGGTTTGGATCGTATATCGAAGAAATAGGAATAGAAAGTTATTTGAAAGAATTAATAGCTATACTTGAGAAAATTGGTGCCCACGACTATGCAATGATTGAGAGAAAGTATGGTCAAGAAATGTGGAGGTTGCACGTTGTTTTGAAAAATGGCGAGAATAAAGAAGATGAATTTTATAGTGTTATTGAAAAAGCTGATGATGAATATTACAAGCTTAATCAGAAGTTAGACAATTTAGTAGAAGCATATTTTATTAGTATTCATACTGATTTAATTGAAGTAGTTGAAGATTAA
- a CDS encoding PH domain-containing protein, whose amino-acid sequence MEAIQLYFPTKKDIWFFLIVWGFILFIILIYMFGGEPVGWQLITYKSIPGYILGASILALLIWIWFGTGYKVEGKLLKLKFGPFKSKVNINEIKKISRTKSPFTAPALSVDRLEILYGKYDVINISPRNESELIHSLLAVNPNIQVDKTSLEFNEK is encoded by the coding sequence ATGGAGGCGATTCAATTGTATTTTCCAACCAAGAAAGACATTTGGTTTTTCTTAATCGTTTGGGGTTTTATACTTTTCATAATTTTAATTTACATGTTCGGTGGAGAACCTGTTGGCTGGCAACTAATCACTTATAAAAGTATCCCTGGATATATCCTAGGTGCATCCATTTTAGCTTTATTAATATGGATTTGGTTTGGAACGGGTTATAAGGTTGAGGGGAAGTTGCTGAAATTAAAATTTGGTCCGTTTAAAAGTAAAGTAAATATCAACGAGATCAAAAAAATCAGCAGAACGAAAAGTCCATTTACAGCGCCTGCTCTATCCGTTGACAGGTTGGAGATTCTTTATGGTAAATATGACGTGATAAATATATCTCCAAGAAATGAGAGTGAACTTATACATTCATTGTTAGCTGTAAATCCCAATATACAAGTAGACAAGACTTCTTTGGAATTCAATGAAAAGTAG
- a CDS encoding membrane lipoprotein lipid attachment site-containing protein, with amino-acid sequence MKKIITLLFAAILLTACSETTNNDYIFIGESEHWEAEYTYNGTEKWEEKDGQKAISNEDHFRFILTYKGPLKELSSLQKIEYSFETNSGQGSGTKEFTAPPSSRTFSSSGGSKGGAKVEEDEVIKVHVKWDDLEESFELHNNNQ; translated from the coding sequence TTGAAGAAAATAATCACGTTGTTATTTGCAGCAATACTTTTAACAGCTTGTTCAGAAACTACCAACAATGATTATATATTTATTGGGGAAAGTGAGCATTGGGAAGCTGAGTATACTTATAATGGAACAGAAAAGTGGGAAGAGAAAGACGGGCAAAAAGCCATTTCGAACGAAGATCACTTTAGGTTTATATTAACATACAAAGGTCCTTTAAAAGAGTTGTCTTCATTACAAAAAATCGAATACTCCTTTGAAACCAACAGTGGTCAAGGGAGTGGCACTAAAGAGTTTACGGCACCTCCGTCATCAAGAACATTTTCGTCTTCAGGCGGTTCTAAAGGTGGAGCAAAAGTAGAGGAAGATGAAGTGATAAAAGTACATGTGAAATGGGATGACTTGGAAGAGTCATTTGAACTGCATAATAATAATCAGTGA
- a CDS encoding ASCH domain-containing protein: MNSATQTYWDEYWGNQEKPQSVSAWQFGAAPDYLAQLVVDGIKTATCSGHIFYELENEPLPTTKDYNIILNSADQPVAITKTVEVTITPMNKVSEEFAIAEGEGDRTYRYWWEAHEEFFRKELHAIEREFSEDMLLVCERFEVIHVKDEQPVKS, from the coding sequence ATGAATTCAGCTACACAAACATATTGGGATGAATATTGGGGAAATCAAGAGAAACCACAATCTGTTAGTGCGTGGCAATTCGGGGCTGCACCTGATTACCTTGCACAATTAGTAGTGGACGGTATTAAAACTGCAACATGCTCAGGTCACATTTTCTACGAACTCGAAAATGAACCACTCCCAACAACTAAAGATTACAATATTATTTTAAACAGTGCCGATCAACCCGTAGCCATCACTAAGACTGTAGAGGTTACGATAACTCCAATGAATAAAGTAAGTGAAGAGTTTGCTATAGCGGAAGGTGAAGGGGATAGAACGTACAGATATTGGTGGGAAGCACATGAGGAGTTTTTTAGAAAGGAATTACATGCGATTGAACGTGAATTTTCAGAAGATATGCTTCTCGTTTGTGAACGCTTTGAAGTGATCCATGTAAAAGATGAACAGCCCGTCAAGTCTTAG
- a CDS encoding DUF3139 domain-containing protein: MSPSSVILFMILVAPLILLLIVALFWKKVRTILLVLAIVVASVETYYVMYKQESSLQEWYEHEDIVNAYLEKTYPEDDWVIRYATRSAFSSAGVEVVFIDELEVAYLYIVEDGDVNLVGYSSKEGYENPKRSQ; the protein is encoded by the coding sequence TTGAGTCCCAGTAGTGTAATTCTTTTCATGATTTTAGTTGCACCTTTAATATTGTTGCTCATTGTCGCACTTTTTTGGAAAAAGGTTAGAACTATCCTGTTAGTTCTAGCAATTGTTGTCGCATCCGTCGAGACTTATTATGTGATGTACAAACAAGAGTCATCGCTTCAAGAGTGGTACGAACATGAAGACATTGTTAATGCCTATTTAGAAAAAACGTATCCTGAAGACGATTGGGTAATTAGATATGCTACTCGATCTGCTTTTTCCTCGGCAGGTGTTGAAGTGGTATTCATAGACGAACTCGAAGTCGCTTATCTGTATATAGTCGAAGATGGTGATGTGAATCTCGTTGGCTATTCTTCGAAGGAAGGGTATGAAAATCCGAAAAGAAGCCAATAA
- a CDS encoding type II toxin-antitoxin system RelE family toxin encodes MAKEFEIVFIEDAKKDYLKLDGSEKKYVDLALAKIRIRADEIGDGLSNKAGSNLAGCKKIKFRKIGIRIVFRIVGNQAEIAEIISIGKRRNDEVYKHAAKRLRDIDIK; translated from the coding sequence ATGGCTAAAGAATTTGAGATTGTCTTCATAGAAGATGCAAAAAAAGATTATCTGAAATTAGACGGTTCTGAGAAAAAGTATGTAGATCTTGCTCTTGCGAAAATCAGAATACGAGCAGATGAAATTGGAGATGGACTATCTAACAAAGCCGGCTCAAATTTAGCTGGTTGCAAAAAGATTAAGTTCAGGAAGATCGGAATCCGAATTGTCTTTAGAATAGTAGGAAACCAAGCTGAAATCGCAGAAATTATTTCAATCGGGAAGCGTAGAAATGATGAGGTATATAAACACGCAGCGAAACGTTTAAGAGATATCGATATAAAGTAA
- a CDS encoding VOC family protein, translating to MILGLHHAQITIPKNAEAEGKHFYCDVLGLKEVEKPDSLTGRGGFWLKVGDREVHVGTEDGFNRLTTKAHVAYLVGDLLHWKGVLEQHTIQIIEGVPIPGYDRFEFRDPFGNRVEMIQAL from the coding sequence ATGATTCTTGGGTTGCATCATGCACAGATCACAATTCCGAAAAATGCAGAAGCGGAAGGTAAGCATTTTTATTGTGATGTATTGGGATTGAAAGAAGTAGAAAAGCCAGACTCGCTTACTGGTCGTGGAGGATTTTGGTTAAAAGTCGGCGATCGAGAAGTTCACGTAGGCACAGAAGACGGTTTTAACCGCTTAACAACAAAAGCGCATGTAGCTTATCTGGTAGGGGATCTCTTACATTGGAAAGGCGTGTTAGAACAACATACTATTCAAATCATTGAAGGCGTACCAATTCCAGGTTATGACCGATTTGAATTTAGGGATCCGTTTGGAAACAGAGTAGAAATGATTCAAGCATTATAA